Proteins co-encoded in one Papilio machaon chromosome 24, ilPapMach1.1, whole genome shotgun sequence genomic window:
- the LOC106707373 gene encoding facilitated trehalose transporter Tret1 isoform X2 — translation MSVAWPSPMLVKLTNATETPLHRTITEEEGSWIVSIGFLCTMFTNVLLGMLIDCIGRKYCVILACIPKMIVSIIYIFASDVWMLILGRALIGVTDSFIFTVVPIYSSEIASKEMRGSLGTFLQIFSSLGIVVTLSVGPYTSFTTFNTVFAIINVVAGIPLLFLPDSPFFLYSKGKTNEAHNVLKALRGNDQLAKEEIASYALSTDNKVDKIALLKNKAFLKCLAIAMILSAGSQLVGFNAVSFYLQTILVSTRTKVKPEIASVIIGVIQLFASFCTTVMMERFKRKQILISSLLGMFIGLIGLGVFFKLSEDVGVQGFLNYLPLISLILVVYCYSAGMGSLIWLLIAELFDGPARAFGVSISLIINTLSVFITTKYFSTLTMVLGPAVTYWLFSGCCLITCIFIFYCVPETKGKSFREIQEYFEGDMTKKDLENN, via the exons ATGAGTGTGGCATGGCCTTCGCCAATGTTGGTCAAACTCACCAATGCCACGGAGACACCTTTACATCGGACAATTACTGAGGAAGAGGGATCATGGATCGTATCTATAGGATTTCTATGCACTATGTTTA cGAATGTCCTTCTAGGCATGTTAATAGACTGTATCGGCAGAAAGTATTGCGTGATACTCGCATGTATTCCAAAGATGATAGTCAGCATTATCTACATATTTGCTtctgatgtatggatgttaaTTTTGGGTCGAGCACTTATTGGTGTAACTGACTCTTTTATATTCACAGTTGTGCCTATTTATTCTTCAGAAATTGCTAGT AAAGAAATGCGAGGTTCTCTCGGCACCTTCCTACAGATATTTTCATCTTTGGGTATTGTGGTCACATTATCGGTGGGACCATATACATCGTTTACCACATTTAATACAGTCTTTGCTATTATTAACGTAGTTGCTGGTATACCGCTGCTGTTTTTGCCTGACAGTCCATTCTTTTTGTATTCAAAAG gtaaaacaaatgaagcaCACAACGTATTAAAAGCTCTTCGCGGTAACGATCAACTGGCAAAAGAAGAGATAGCAAGTTACGCGTTATCGACGGATaataaagttgataaaatTGCCTTGTTAAAGAATAAAgctttcttaaaatgtttagcTATAGCTATGATTTTAAGCGCTGGGTCACAGCTAGTTGGTTTTAACGCTGTATCGTTTTATTTGCAAACTATTCTTGTATCGACGAGGACAAAGGTAAAGCCAGAAATAGCATCAGTTATTATAGGTGTTATACAACTTTTTGCGAGCTTCTGTACTACTGTTATGATGGAGAGGTTCAAAAGGAAACAGATCTTAATATCTTCTTTACTCGGCATGTTTATTGGCTTG attggATTGGGcgtgttttttaaattgagtGAGGATGTCGGGGTTCAAGGATTTTTGAATTACTTACCTTTAATATCACTTATCCTCGTTGTATATTGTTATAGTGCAG GAATGGGATCTCTTATTTGGCTCCTGATAGCGGAATTATTCGACGGACCGGCGAGAGCTTTTGGCGTTTCTATAAGTTTAATAATCAACACATTATCTGTGTTTATAACCACCAAGTATTTCTCAACGCTTACTATGGTTTTAGGACCAGCAGTGACATACTGGTTGTTCAGTGGATGTTGTTTGAttacttgtatatttatattttactgcgTACCTGAAACTAAGGGGAAATCTTTTAGAGAAATACAGGAATACTTTGAAGGGGATATGACAAAAAAAGATTTGGAAAATAATTAG
- the LOC106707373 gene encoding facilitated trehalose transporter Tret1 isoform X1: MVFSQKFLFSAEPGVLRQYAVVIFVNLSVLTTGMSVAWPSPMLVKLTNATETPLHRTITEEEGSWIVSIGFLCTMFTNVLLGMLIDCIGRKYCVILACIPKMIVSIIYIFASDVWMLILGRALIGVTDSFIFTVVPIYSSEIASKEMRGSLGTFLQIFSSLGIVVTLSVGPYTSFTTFNTVFAIINVVAGIPLLFLPDSPFFLYSKGKTNEAHNVLKALRGNDQLAKEEIASYALSTDNKVDKIALLKNKAFLKCLAIAMILSAGSQLVGFNAVSFYLQTILVSTRTKVKPEIASVIIGVIQLFASFCTTVMMERFKRKQILISSLLGMFIGLIGLGVFFKLSEDVGVQGFLNYLPLISLILVVYCYSAGMGSLIWLLIAELFDGPARAFGVSISLIINTLSVFITTKYFSTLTMVLGPAVTYWLFSGCCLITCIFIFYCVPETKGKSFREIQEYFEGDMTKKDLENN, translated from the exons ATGGTGTTTTCTcagaaatttttgttttccgCGGAACCGGGCGTTTTACGACAATATGCAGTTGTGATTTTCg TAAACTTAAGCGTGCTGACAACTGGTATGAGTGTGGCATGGCCTTCGCCAATGTTGGTCAAACTCACCAATGCCACGGAGACACCTTTACATCGGACAATTACTGAGGAAGAGGGATCATGGATCGTATCTATAGGATTTCTATGCACTATGTTTA cGAATGTCCTTCTAGGCATGTTAATAGACTGTATCGGCAGAAAGTATTGCGTGATACTCGCATGTATTCCAAAGATGATAGTCAGCATTATCTACATATTTGCTtctgatgtatggatgttaaTTTTGGGTCGAGCACTTATTGGTGTAACTGACTCTTTTATATTCACAGTTGTGCCTATTTATTCTTCAGAAATTGCTAGT AAAGAAATGCGAGGTTCTCTCGGCACCTTCCTACAGATATTTTCATCTTTGGGTATTGTGGTCACATTATCGGTGGGACCATATACATCGTTTACCACATTTAATACAGTCTTTGCTATTATTAACGTAGTTGCTGGTATACCGCTGCTGTTTTTGCCTGACAGTCCATTCTTTTTGTATTCAAAAG gtaaaacaaatgaagcaCACAACGTATTAAAAGCTCTTCGCGGTAACGATCAACTGGCAAAAGAAGAGATAGCAAGTTACGCGTTATCGACGGATaataaagttgataaaatTGCCTTGTTAAAGAATAAAgctttcttaaaatgtttagcTATAGCTATGATTTTAAGCGCTGGGTCACAGCTAGTTGGTTTTAACGCTGTATCGTTTTATTTGCAAACTATTCTTGTATCGACGAGGACAAAGGTAAAGCCAGAAATAGCATCAGTTATTATAGGTGTTATACAACTTTTTGCGAGCTTCTGTACTACTGTTATGATGGAGAGGTTCAAAAGGAAACAGATCTTAATATCTTCTTTACTCGGCATGTTTATTGGCTTG attggATTGGGcgtgttttttaaattgagtGAGGATGTCGGGGTTCAAGGATTTTTGAATTACTTACCTTTAATATCACTTATCCTCGTTGTATATTGTTATAGTGCAG GAATGGGATCTCTTATTTGGCTCCTGATAGCGGAATTATTCGACGGACCGGCGAGAGCTTTTGGCGTTTCTATAAGTTTAATAATCAACACATTATCTGTGTTTATAACCACCAAGTATTTCTCAACGCTTACTATGGTTTTAGGACCAGCAGTGACATACTGGTTGTTCAGTGGATGTTGTTTGAttacttgtatatttatattttactgcgTACCTGAAACTAAGGGGAAATCTTTTAGAGAAATACAGGAATACTTTGAAGGGGATATGACAAAAAAAGATTTGGAAAATAATTAG